One region of Termitidicoccus mucosus genomic DNA includes:
- a CDS encoding DUF58 domain-containing protein has protein sequence MMRATVKRILATRIPLKRPEARPGKVRTRLTSSGWGFFGLVFCAFLMSVNFSNNLIFAMTFLLAAIAMVGWYHTRANVGGLAVADWRSEPVFAGQSAVYRLPVENRSKNNRHGLLVTARGSVHGAEKHLLAGETAELTLERPAPRRGRLKPAPACIRSCFPLGIFQARMVTGQLPECLVYPAQTGDQPLPARPLGRQAHLVEEAGTYTDMRRYSPGDPLARIHWKAMARFDELYTKEFDGGQGRPALWLRWEDAGAGGTEQKLSQLCRWVLEAHKQNREYGLELPGTRIEPANAESHLQNCLRALALHDEPEQAV, from the coding sequence ATGATGCGGGCGACCGTCAAAAGAATCCTCGCCACGCGCATCCCGCTGAAGCGTCCGGAGGCGCGCCCCGGCAAGGTGCGTACGCGCCTGACGTCCTCGGGCTGGGGCTTTTTCGGACTGGTTTTCTGCGCCTTCCTGATGTCCGTCAATTTCAGCAACAACCTGATTTTTGCCATGACGTTCCTGCTGGCCGCCATCGCGATGGTGGGCTGGTATCACACCCGCGCCAACGTGGGCGGCCTGGCCGTGGCGGATTGGCGCAGCGAGCCTGTCTTTGCCGGGCAGAGCGCGGTTTACCGGTTGCCGGTGGAAAACCGCTCGAAGAACAACCGCCACGGGCTGCTGGTCACGGCGCGCGGGAGTGTTCACGGGGCGGAGAAGCATCTCCTTGCGGGCGAAACCGCGGAGCTGACTTTGGAGCGACCTGCTCCGAGACGCGGACGCCTCAAGCCCGCCCCGGCCTGCATCCGCAGTTGTTTCCCCTTGGGCATTTTTCAGGCCCGCATGGTTACCGGGCAACTGCCGGAATGCCTGGTGTATCCGGCGCAGACGGGCGACCAACCGCTTCCCGCACGTCCGCTCGGACGACAGGCCCATCTCGTGGAAGAGGCCGGCACCTATACGGACATGCGGCGCTATTCGCCGGGGGATCCGCTTGCCCGCATCCATTGGAAGGCCATGGCCCGGTTTGACGAACTCTACACCAAGGAGTTTGACGGAGGCCAGGGCAGGCCCGCGCTCTGGCTGCGCTGGGAGGACGCCGGCGCGGGCGGGACGGAGCAGAAGCTGTCCCAGTTGTGCCGCTGGGTTCTGGAGGCCCACAAGCAGAACAGGGAATACGGTCTGGAGCTTCCCGGCACGAGGATCGAGCCGGCCAATGCAGAATCCCATCTGCAAAACTGTCTCCGGGCTTTGGCCCTGCACGATGAACCGGAGCAGGCGGTATGA
- a CDS encoding AAA family ATPase gives MNINNAQPSEALGPVLAQLNEIVLDKDKQIKMALACLLARGHLLIEDLPGLGKTVLAHALGLTLGLKYRRVQFTSDLLPGDIIGCSIYDRNKGEFVFTDGPVFTQLLLSDEINRATPKCQSALLEAMEERQVSIDGKPRELPEPFFVIATQNPSEQVGTFPLPESQLDRFLMRISMGYANRDAELELFRGKDRRRLLEELKPIIEPSRLLGLQQAVGQVKLSDAVLDYLHRILEFTRNSELFQRGLSTRAGLGLLRAAQAWAFLHGEGKLLPGDIQAVLPAVAGHRLAPIASRMSAERIGEEIISKVGVE, from the coding sequence ATGAATATAAACAACGCACAACCTTCAGAGGCCCTCGGCCCGGTCCTTGCCCAGCTCAATGAGATCGTGCTGGACAAGGACAAACAGATCAAGATGGCGCTCGCCTGCCTGCTGGCCCGGGGCCATCTCCTGATCGAGGATTTGCCCGGGCTCGGCAAAACGGTCCTGGCCCACGCGCTGGGGCTGACCTTGGGGCTGAAATACCGGCGGGTCCAGTTCACCAGCGATCTGCTGCCCGGTGATATCATCGGTTGTTCCATTTACGATCGGAACAAGGGCGAATTCGTTTTCACGGACGGCCCCGTTTTCACCCAGTTGCTTCTGTCCGACGAGATCAACCGGGCCACGCCCAAATGCCAGAGCGCGCTGCTCGAAGCCATGGAGGAGCGCCAGGTCAGCATCGACGGAAAGCCCCGCGAGTTGCCGGAGCCGTTCTTCGTGATTGCGACGCAGAACCCCTCCGAGCAGGTGGGCACGTTCCCGCTTCCCGAATCGCAACTGGACCGTTTTCTGATGCGCATCTCGATGGGCTATGCCAATCGAGATGCGGAACTGGAATTGTTCCGCGGCAAGGACCGGCGGCGCCTGCTGGAGGAACTCAAGCCGATCATCGAGCCGTCCCGGCTCCTGGGCCTCCAGCAGGCGGTCGGGCAGGTAAAGCTTTCCGACGCCGTGCTGGACTACCTGCACCGCATCCTCGAATTCACGCGCAATTCGGAGCTGTTCCAGCGGGGGCTGTCCACCCGCGCGGGCCTGGGGCTGTTGCGGGCCGCGCAGGCCTGGGCGTTCCTGCATGGCGAGGGCAAGCTGTTGCCCGGCGACATTCAGGCGGTCCTGCCGGCCGTCGCGGGCCATCGTCTGGCGCCGATCGCGAGCCGCATGTCCGCGGAAAGGATCGGGGAAGAAATCATCTCGAAGGTGGGCGTGGAGTGA
- a CDS encoding type II secretion system protein GspD: protein MHAPVRLSIVAALVAGLLPSFARTAPPPPAIPLLARAAAARAEIAGQQDDLDATVIDFLMADEIPVSHLARMLTQASGRTVVASRAAGQLPCSAFFENVPFEECIKVVCRMHGLWYKKSGTDIIELITADEYRDGLALYKDEYVEVIPVLYPSVNDLGLALSQLYADRVIWLESSASNSSYERMEDAMDRMDLLLDRAQFGTDGATSAAGSSSSYTSSNSGGYRRSSRYGNTTSRSSSGGLRSGNTRSASTNFAQADQQITKSMEIENQQRQNFLALATAEQIAGGASMREITGASGLVYLSAFADTNSLLVRSHDRVAVDEIKAVIKKLDVVAPQVLLEVRVLELSLSDNYEQGVDWSYNRSNFASAFGAEQVSLSPANVLASYVGADFSARLKLYAKDGRLTALATPTLLVRDNEASRIFIGQETTILESVTVSDSRTVVNGISTGSLSVDPQTSRRNLGDTLLITPKIHPDRTITLRILHENSQGGSTQRITYGGNSGDYFESTPVEQRTITTTVVAKDNEPVVIGGLIREELTDNEEGVPLLRSIPLLGNAFKQRVKGRARSELIVVIRPMIQIAPGETADASQRFLERNSQHPAAQGDIPPLDVTRPGEMLLPEPASSKKAERRVRRLQRR from the coding sequence ATGCACGCGCCCGTCCGTCTTTCCATCGTCGCCGCCCTCGTCGCCGGCCTCCTTCCCTCCTTCGCCCGGACCGCTCCGCCGCCGCCCGCCATCCCGCTCCTCGCCCGGGCCGCCGCCGCGCGGGCGGAAATCGCCGGACAGCAGGATGACCTCGACGCCACCGTCATCGATTTCCTCATGGCCGACGAGATTCCCGTCAGCCATCTCGCCCGCATGCTGACGCAGGCCTCCGGGCGCACCGTCGTCGCCAGCCGCGCCGCCGGCCAGCTTCCCTGCTCCGCCTTTTTCGAAAACGTCCCCTTCGAGGAATGCATCAAGGTCGTCTGCCGCATGCACGGCCTCTGGTATAAAAAATCGGGCACCGACATCATCGAGCTCATCACCGCCGACGAATACCGCGACGGCCTCGCTCTCTACAAAGACGAGTATGTCGAGGTCATTCCCGTCCTGTATCCCTCCGTCAACGACCTGGGCCTTGCCCTGAGCCAGCTCTACGCCGATCGCGTCATCTGGCTCGAATCCTCCGCCAGCAACTCATCCTACGAGCGCATGGAGGACGCGATGGACCGCATGGATCTCCTCCTCGACCGCGCCCAGTTCGGCACGGACGGCGCCACCTCCGCCGCCGGTTCCTCTTCCTCCTACACCAGCAGCAACAGTGGCGGCTACCGGAGATCGAGCCGCTACGGCAACACCACCTCCCGCAGCAGCAGCGGCGGCCTCCGCTCGGGGAACACCCGCTCCGCCAGCACCAATTTTGCCCAGGCCGACCAGCAGATCACCAAGTCGATGGAAATCGAAAACCAGCAGCGCCAGAATTTCCTCGCCCTCGCCACCGCCGAGCAAATCGCCGGCGGCGCCAGCATGCGCGAAATCACCGGCGCCTCCGGCCTCGTTTATCTCTCCGCCTTCGCCGACACGAACTCCCTCCTCGTGCGCTCGCATGACCGCGTCGCGGTGGACGAGATCAAGGCGGTCATCAAAAAACTCGATGTCGTCGCGCCGCAGGTGCTCCTCGAGGTCCGCGTCCTCGAGCTTTCCCTGTCCGACAACTACGAGCAGGGCGTGGACTGGAGCTACAACCGGAGCAACTTCGCCTCAGCCTTCGGGGCCGAGCAAGTTTCGCTCTCCCCGGCCAACGTCCTCGCCTCCTACGTCGGCGCGGATTTCTCGGCCCGGCTGAAACTCTACGCCAAGGACGGCCGCCTCACCGCGCTCGCCACCCCCACGCTCCTCGTCCGCGACAACGAGGCCTCCCGCATCTTCATCGGCCAGGAGACCACCATCCTGGAGTCCGTCACGGTGTCGGACTCCAGGACGGTGGTGAACGGCATCTCCACCGGCAGCCTCTCGGTCGATCCCCAAACCTCGCGGCGCAATCTCGGCGACACCCTGCTCATCACCCCGAAAATCCATCCCGACCGCACCATCACCCTGCGCATCCTCCACGAAAATTCCCAAGGGGGCTCCACCCAGCGAATCACCTACGGCGGCAACTCGGGGGACTACTTCGAATCCACGCCGGTCGAACAGCGCACCATCACCACCACTGTCGTCGCCAAGGACAACGAACCCGTGGTGATCGGCGGCCTCATTCGCGAGGAACTCACCGACAACGAGGAAGGCGTGCCCCTGTTGCGCAGCATTCCGCTCCTCGGCAACGCCTTCAAGCAACGCGTCAAGGGCCGCGCCCGCAGCGAGCTCATCGTCGTCATCCGCCCCATGATACAAATCGCCCCGGGCGAAACCGCGGACGCCTCGCAACGCTTCCTCGAACGCAACAGCCAGCACCCCGCCGCGCAGGGCGACATTCCCCCGCTCGATGTCACCCGGCCCGGGGAGATGCTCCTGCCCGAGCCGGCCTCCTCGAAAAAAGCCGAGCGCCGCGTCCGCCGCCTCCAGAGACGCTGA
- a CDS encoding type II secretion system F family protein, with the protein MARYSYIGLDSHGKSLKGRIEAESEKAAVRSLRGQSIFVLEIREGEAGGREGSFLSRARHVLGLMHPRRFVPVMAGDLIVFYRQLTLMLRAGYTLAQALNAAREMQAKPRLIRTIDRMGAAIRSGTSLSASMAAEKGLFSPLAVSLVAIGERSGNLDAILEHLADHLERHKELKRQLLSALFYPMIVLLAAIGVVTGLVVWVIPRFAVFLAARNATLPRSTQVLLDVAGWLLHWGKVLGPVLGVAVFLLLAAYTTRAGKRILDRIILALPLAGIAIQFSAMAQAGWSLSLLLRSGLPALESLRINGQAMGNLAVRDSFEKAAEGLLVGRALSRSFEQPHFPPMMRHMAAVGEKSGQLDTVMHDMGQYYQRELAAKVKFMSAMIEPVMILMVGSLVGYVYFSIFQAVMSVSKGGM; encoded by the coding sequence ATGGCCCGGTATTCCTACATTGGGCTGGACTCACACGGCAAGTCGCTGAAGGGCCGGATCGAGGCCGAAAGCGAGAAGGCAGCCGTGCGCAGCCTGCGGGGGCAATCCATCTTCGTATTGGAAATCCGGGAGGGGGAGGCCGGCGGGCGCGAGGGGAGTTTCCTGTCGCGGGCGCGGCATGTCCTCGGCCTGATGCATCCCCGCCGTTTCGTGCCGGTGATGGCGGGGGACCTGATCGTGTTTTATCGACAGCTCACACTGATGCTGCGGGCCGGCTACACGCTGGCGCAGGCGTTGAACGCGGCTCGCGAGATGCAAGCCAAGCCGCGCCTGATCCGGACCATCGACCGGATGGGCGCGGCGATCCGGTCCGGGACCAGCCTGTCCGCCAGCATGGCCGCGGAAAAGGGGCTGTTCTCGCCGCTGGCGGTCAGCCTGGTCGCCATCGGGGAACGGAGCGGAAATCTGGATGCCATCCTCGAGCACCTGGCCGACCACCTCGAAAGGCACAAGGAGCTGAAGCGCCAGTTGCTGAGCGCCCTGTTTTACCCCATGATCGTGCTGCTCGCCGCCATCGGCGTCGTGACGGGCCTGGTGGTGTGGGTCATCCCGCGTTTCGCGGTTTTTCTGGCCGCGCGCAACGCGACGCTGCCCCGGTCAACCCAGGTCTTGCTGGATGTCGCGGGCTGGCTGCTGCACTGGGGCAAGGTGCTCGGGCCGGTTCTGGGGGTGGCGGTCTTCCTGCTCCTCGCCGCCTACACCACCCGGGCCGGGAAAAGGATTCTGGACCGCATCATTCTCGCCCTGCCCCTTGCGGGGATCGCCATCCAGTTCAGCGCCATGGCGCAGGCCGGATGGAGCCTGTCCCTGCTCTTGCGCAGCGGCCTTCCCGCCCTAGAATCGCTGCGCATCAACGGGCAGGCCATGGGGAATCTGGCCGTCAGGGACAGTTTCGAAAAGGCGGCGGAAGGCCTTCTGGTGGGGCGCGCCCTGTCCAGGTCGTTCGAGCAGCCGCACTTTCCCCCGATGATGCGGCACATGGCCGCCGTGGGCGAAAAGAGTGGTCAACTGGACACGGTGATGCACGACATGGGGCAGTATTACCAGAGGGAGCTGGCGGCGAAGGTGAAATTCATGTCCGCCATGATCGAGCCGGTGATGATCCTGATGGTGGGAAGCCTCGTGGGCTATGTTTATTTCTCAATCTTTCAGGCGGTGATGAGCGTATCCAAGGGAGGAATGTAA
- a CDS encoding GspE/PulE family protein, translating into MAANENTLIDAGVHVGLLAAEAVPKLRLEAKRERLSLVEAVTRAGRFPEAALYRALADIRRLPFLQLDELKADSEVLAAVPRRVWQTRLMLPVRARDGSRLLAMADPDDRLSLERVERATGMTFQLALTDPETLKKAVADSRKADPSTAQEPVPIMEGAEPHDPVRLLDDIMKEAWLRRASDVHFEPQEDGMRIRLRVDGHLQEYPSTLSAADEEALVNRVKVLANLDIAEQRMAQDGAMKYAVTNWNTPETDIRVATIPTRWGERCTLRILGQETGQLSLGQLGMSGQMLERFRRAIGLPHGMILVTGPTGSGKSTTLYAAMRELPINELNVLTVEDPVEQTLAGITQVQVSGKVGFAQALRSFLRHDPDVILVGEVRDRETAEIGLRAAMTGHLVMSTLHTNDSVGAVTRLADIGVERYLIGSTLIGVLAQRLARRLCPHCRRKRPCKPEELRALNLPEDSGAEIFEPAGCSFCLGTGFLGRIGFFEALWINQDLRLAIAEGAGEREIRRLASDFTSLWQDCSQKVLDGDVALSDILHFRPEGGD; encoded by the coding sequence ATGGCGGCAAATGAAAACACCCTGATCGACGCGGGCGTGCATGTCGGCCTGCTGGCGGCGGAAGCGGTCCCGAAGCTGCGGCTGGAGGCCAAGCGGGAACGGTTGAGCCTGGTGGAGGCGGTGACTCGCGCCGGGCGGTTTCCCGAGGCGGCGCTTTACCGCGCGCTGGCGGATATCCGGCGGCTCCCCTTTCTCCAACTGGACGAACTGAAGGCCGACAGCGAGGTCCTGGCGGCAGTCCCGCGCCGGGTCTGGCAAACGCGGCTCATGCTGCCGGTGCGGGCCAGGGACGGCTCGCGGTTGCTGGCCATGGCCGATCCCGACGACCGGTTGAGCCTCGAACGCGTGGAGCGCGCCACCGGGATGACCTTTCAACTGGCGCTGACCGATCCCGAGACCCTGAAAAAGGCCGTCGCGGACAGTCGCAAGGCCGATCCATCGACCGCACAGGAGCCGGTCCCGATAATGGAGGGCGCCGAGCCGCACGATCCGGTCCGGCTGCTGGACGATATCATGAAGGAGGCCTGGCTGCGCCGGGCCTCGGACGTCCATTTCGAGCCCCAGGAGGATGGCATGCGGATCCGGCTGCGGGTGGACGGGCACTTGCAGGAATACCCTTCCACATTAAGTGCGGCGGACGAGGAGGCCTTGGTCAACCGGGTCAAGGTGCTGGCGAACCTGGACATCGCCGAGCAGCGCATGGCCCAGGACGGCGCCATGAAATACGCCGTCACGAACTGGAACACGCCGGAAACCGACATCCGCGTGGCCACCATCCCCACCCGCTGGGGCGAGCGGTGCACCCTGCGCATCCTCGGGCAGGAGACCGGACAATTGTCGCTCGGACAACTGGGCATGTCGGGGCAGATGCTCGAACGGTTCCGCCGGGCCATCGGCCTGCCCCACGGCATGATTCTGGTCACCGGCCCCACGGGCAGCGGCAAGTCCACCACCCTTTATGCCGCCATGCGCGAACTCCCGATCAATGAACTGAACGTGCTGACCGTGGAGGACCCGGTCGAGCAGACCCTGGCGGGGATCACCCAGGTCCAGGTCAGCGGCAAGGTGGGTTTTGCCCAGGCGCTGCGTTCGTTTTTGCGCCACGACCCGGATGTGATTCTGGTGGGCGAGGTCCGGGACCGGGAGACGGCGGAGATCGGGCTGCGCGCGGCCATGACCGGCCATCTGGTCATGTCCACCCTCCACACCAACGATTCGGTGGGCGCGGTGACCCGTCTGGCGGACATCGGCGTGGAACGCTACCTCATCGGCTCGACGCTGATCGGCGTCCTGGCCCAGCGGCTGGCCCGGCGGCTCTGCCCCCATTGCCGGCGAAAGCGCCCCTGCAAACCCGAAGAATTGCGGGCCCTGAATCTGCCGGAAGACAGCGGCGCGGAAATCTTCGAGCCGGCGGGCTGCTCCTTTTGCCTGGGCACGGGATTCCTCGGCCGCATCGGCTTTTTCGAGGCCCTTTGGATAAACCAGGACCTGCGGCTGGCGATTGCGGAAGGAGCCGGGGAAAGGGAAATACGCCGGCTGGCCTCCGACTTCACCAGCCTGTGGCAGGATTGCAGCCAGAAGGTGCTCGATGGCGACGTGGCCCTTTCCGACATCCTTCATTTCAGACCGGAGGGAGGCGATTAA
- a CDS encoding type IV pilus twitching motility protein PilT — protein sequence MTRAAVKDQFENLLGTCIQLGASDMHLSSDEPVRFRIDGQLRAHGAEILRAETVGAMAACIMTPRQQEEFGSRWTVDLGHSSANGQRFRVNCYREMGQPAIAVRHLDQSILSLQELGLPAELGELARLQSGLVLVTGVTGSGKSTTLAVLLDEINRNRDCHILTVEDPVEFVHRNHRSLVHHREVHTDVPSFAEAVRAGLREDPDVIMVGEMRDRETMQASIIAAETGHLVFSTLHTGAAVGAVERFIGAFSGEEQAVARHRFSMVLRAVVAQRLVLGVNGQGRVPAVELLKITPAAAHMIRTSKTEQLNSLMESGAGNGMWTMDQYLAQLVKNKKITRETATRYCNDWEGLGRLVDGDTQGGRTKHGGK from the coding sequence ATGACCCGCGCGGCCGTTAAAGACCAATTCGAAAACCTGCTGGGCACCTGCATCCAACTGGGCGCCTCCGACATGCACTTGTCCAGCGACGAGCCGGTGCGCTTCCGCATCGACGGGCAACTCCGCGCGCATGGGGCGGAAATCCTCCGGGCGGAGACCGTCGGCGCCATGGCCGCCTGCATCATGACGCCGCGGCAGCAGGAGGAATTCGGCTCGCGGTGGACCGTCGATCTGGGGCATTCGTCCGCGAACGGCCAGCGGTTCCGGGTGAACTGCTACCGGGAGATGGGGCAGCCGGCCATCGCCGTCCGGCATCTGGACCAGAGCATCCTGTCCCTGCAAGAACTGGGGCTGCCGGCCGAATTGGGGGAACTGGCCCGCCTCCAATCCGGGCTGGTGCTGGTGACCGGCGTCACGGGCAGCGGAAAATCCACGACCTTGGCGGTGTTGCTGGACGAGATCAACCGCAACCGGGACTGCCACATCCTGACGGTGGAGGACCCGGTGGAGTTCGTGCATCGCAACCACCGGAGCCTGGTCCATCATCGCGAGGTGCACACGGACGTGCCCAGCTTTGCCGAGGCCGTGCGGGCGGGCCTGCGCGAGGATCCGGATGTCATCATGGTCGGGGAGATGCGGGACCGGGAGACCATGCAGGCCTCCATCATCGCGGCCGAGACGGGGCATCTGGTTTTCTCCACCCTGCACACCGGGGCCGCGGTGGGCGCGGTGGAACGCTTCATCGGCGCCTTTTCCGGGGAGGAGCAGGCGGTGGCCCGGCACCGGTTTTCCATGGTGCTTCGCGCGGTCGTCGCCCAGCGGCTGGTGCTCGGGGTGAACGGCCAGGGCCGCGTGCCCGCGGTCGAACTGCTGAAGATCACTCCGGCAGCGGCCCACATGATCCGGACCTCCAAAACCGAGCAGCTCAATTCCCTGATGGAATCCGGGGCGGGAAACGGCATGTGGACCATGGACCAGTATCTGGCCCAGCTGGTCAAAAACAAGAAGATCACCCGGGAAACCGCCACCCGGTACTGCAACGACTGGGAAGGCCTCGGCCGGCTGGTGGATGGAGACACCCAGGGAGGGAGGACCAAGCATGGCGGCAAATGA
- a CDS encoding prepilin-type N-terminal cleavage/methylation domain-containing protein: MRQTSSNHSRAAGFTLLELLLVIVILSAVAWMLTSTVGDNIAQVRYDDTRNRLDAIRGAVLGPTGAAALERGILSGYVVDNGVLPENIKALVTRIVDDSVEPAVAHDAFGLTAPVFNQGSAGEAKLEQPEHLLMKGHRGAYVAALANGWFRDGWGTELGSDGTAGIDCPTLPDGGSGNEGNNVDADNHGWCVTRSQDRWYVDSYGLDGKEGQLTGTPYEQDMPMSPPILADDWQVNVQGRSVRIYNKTGAILELGGVNLSAALLVYKNDANGDGPNWESVRTAAVLVNSLGNSDYFEAPFPNTGRVPIPTGEHLLVLVHEPGGGHSDTPDLAALVATEEWKGTQQYITKRVKFYSRGGVPDMVLEIR, translated from the coding sequence ATGCGCCAGACATCTTCCAATCACTCGCGCGCGGCAGGCTTTACCCTTTTGGAGTTATTGCTGGTGATCGTCATCCTGTCGGCGGTGGCCTGGATGCTCACGAGCACGGTCGGCGACAACATCGCCCAGGTGCGTTACGACGACACGCGAAACCGGCTGGACGCCATCCGCGGCGCGGTCCTCGGCCCCACGGGCGCGGCGGCCTTGGAACGCGGCATCCTGAGCGGATACGTGGTGGATAACGGCGTGCTGCCCGAGAATATCAAGGCACTGGTGACACGGATCGTTGACGACAGCGTGGAACCTGCCGTTGCGCATGATGCGTTTGGCCTGACCGCCCCTGTATTCAATCAGGGAAGCGCCGGAGAGGCCAAGCTGGAGCAACCCGAACATCTGCTGATGAAAGGGCATCGCGGCGCCTACGTGGCCGCCTTGGCCAACGGCTGGTTCAGGGATGGCTGGGGGACCGAGCTTGGTTCCGACGGGACCGCGGGCATCGACTGCCCCACCCTGCCCGACGGCGGAAGCGGGAATGAAGGCAACAATGTGGATGCCGACAACCACGGCTGGTGCGTCACCCGCAGCCAGGACCGATGGTATGTGGACAGCTACGGGCTGGACGGGAAGGAGGGCCAACTGACCGGAACTCCCTATGAACAGGACATGCCCATGAGCCCGCCGATCCTGGCCGATGACTGGCAGGTCAATGTTCAGGGCAGAAGCGTGCGGATTTATAACAAGACTGGAGCGATTCTGGAGCTCGGCGGCGTCAACTTGAGCGCGGCGTTGCTGGTCTATAAAAATGATGCAAACGGCGACGGCCCGAATTGGGAGAGCGTGCGCACCGCGGCAGTCCTTGTTAATTCGCTGGGCAACTCGGATTATTTTGAGGCGCCCTTTCCAAATACCGGCAGAGTCCCGATTCCCACGGGTGAGCATCTTCTGGTGCTGGTGCATGAGCCGGGGGGAGGCCACAGTGACACACCCGATCTTGCTGCCCTTGTCGCCACTGAGGAGTGGAAGGGAACGCAGCAGTATATCACCAAACGGGTCAAATTCTACTCCCGGGGCGGAGTGCCGGACATGGTTTTGGAGATTCGCTGA
- a CDS encoding type II secretion system protein — protein sequence MKSALGRKKQGFSLIELLVVVSLLAAVAFIATGTFRGVGENANDRLVRVEMQEIAKAIRQFKADTGYYPKTGPFALSDSDGVPYANLNSYLGTSASAAERERWFYSPANFYQLLASTSPLAGTGHPLETWTPESGRGWRGPYLKGFEDGFVDIGDGINDGTALGDVSGDPLAGNRIPNVPGLADPFDHRTANARLDWSATPGGTKREKWGRPYLFLDLDADASVVRMGLVSMGPDGEYGTDDDIQLSID from the coding sequence GTGAAGTCCGCTTTGGGCCGCAAGAAGCAGGGCTTCAGCCTCATCGAACTGCTGGTGGTCGTCTCGCTGCTGGCGGCGGTGGCGTTTATCGCCACCGGCACGTTTCGGGGCGTGGGCGAAAATGCCAACGACAGGCTGGTGCGCGTGGAGATGCAGGAAATCGCCAAGGCCATCCGCCAGTTCAAGGCCGACACCGGCTATTACCCAAAGACCGGGCCTTTCGCCTTGTCGGACAGCGACGGCGTTCCCTACGCAAACCTGAACTCTTATCTGGGAACCAGCGCCAGTGCCGCCGAAAGGGAGCGGTGGTTCTATTCGCCGGCCAACTTTTACCAGTTGCTGGCCTCGACGAGTCCGCTGGCCGGCACCGGCCACCCGTTGGAAACGTGGACCCCCGAATCGGGCCGGGGCTGGCGCGGGCCTTACTTGAAGGGCTTCGAGGATGGTTTTGTTGATATCGGCGATGGCATCAACGACGGAACGGCGCTCGGCGATGTCAGCGGCGACCCTTTGGCGGGAAACCGCATCCCAAATGTGCCGGGCCTCGCGGACCCCTTCGACCATCGGACCGCTAATGCCCGTTTGGACTGGAGCGCCACTCCGGGCGGCACGAAACGTGAAAAATGGGGACGGCCCTATCTCTTTCTCGACCTAGATGCCGATGCCTCGGTGGTCAGGATGGGGCTCGTCAGCATGGGACCGGACGGTGAATACGGCACGGACGACGACATTCAATTAAGTATTGATTGA
- a CDS encoding prepilin-type N-terminal cleavage/methylation domain-containing protein, whose product MKTMVHRTRMNSRSGFTLLELLVVVAILAAVAGTAAIALKDTDARASAAAHVAMMDELNKGIQTYRVLKRNELPTRFDSLLTVSGSNPGFLGFDPESDAAIATIPSGVQTIMKDGGITALMYIDPAAEPEGIVAGVADCAHIQTLINSRANNVVAGNVFLPEAANGCGTALQLDGTARSGVFWTEGSLRLTGQEDAADKRHVYLLTGIGPSSTLFDTNSLGGMTTVPVYRHVKPDEYNRFIAVWNVGYVTDSGDDPLPSAASFVVGDQIDLVTILDGALDTKEEELGEWDGTRNTI is encoded by the coding sequence ATGAAAACAATGGTTCATAGAACAAGAATGAATAGCCGGAGCGGCTTTACGCTCCTCGAGCTCCTGGTGGTGGTTGCCATCCTCGCCGCAGTGGCGGGCACGGCTGCCATCGCCTTGAAAGACACGGACGCCCGCGCCTCCGCCGCCGCCCACGTGGCGATGATGGACGAGTTGAACAAGGGGATCCAAACCTATCGCGTGCTCAAACGAAACGAACTGCCGACGCGGTTCGATTCTTTGCTGACCGTGAGTGGCAGCAACCCGGGATTTCTGGGTTTTGATCCCGAGTCCGACGCTGCCATCGCCACCATCCCCTCTGGCGTGCAGACGATCATGAAAGATGGCGGTATCACTGCCCTGATGTACATCGATCCGGCTGCCGAGCCTGAGGGCATCGTGGCCGGTGTCGCGGACTGTGCCCATATCCAGACCCTGATCAATTCGCGGGCAAACAATGTTGTGGCCGGCAACGTATTCCTGCCTGAAGCCGCCAATGGTTGCGGCACTGCGCTGCAATTGGATGGAACCGCTAGAAGCGGTGTCTTCTGGACTGAAGGCAGCCTCCGGCTGACCGGTCAGGAAGATGCCGCCGACAAAAGGCATGTCTATCTGCTGACCGGCATCGGGCCGTCCTCCACCCTGTTCGACACCAATTCGCTGGGCGGCATGACCACCGTGCCCGTCTATCGCCACGTCAAGCCCGACGAATATAACCGCTTCATCGCGGTCTGGAACGTCGGCTACGTCACTGATTCCGGTGATGACCCGCTGCCCTCAGCGGCTAGTTTCGTCGTCGGCGATCAGATAGACCTCGTCACCATCCTCGACGGCGCCCTCGACACCAAGGAAGAGGAACTCGGCGAATGGGACGGCACGCGTAACACGATCTAA